One genomic window of Candidatus Melainabacteria bacterium includes the following:
- a CDS encoding M1 family peptidase, which produces MFKKLSERLGLISLSLLLTTSNASLGSDKPLKNKSAGKSAVPAEYRLPEGICPKSYDLFFQPELGKRSFAGKETISIVVASAKPSIVLNGIELNILSATLKDSSGKTTKLKVTPEAKFERIHLQNGSTIQPGNYQLSINFTGTLNDKLRGFYRSDFKDKKGVTHFIATTQMEPTDARRMFPCFDEPSYKATYKVTASIDPALVAISNSAVAEDKVDAKTHKRVMKFEETPVMSSYLLALIVGPFRSTPLAVSEGVPVKVWCVADRTSLGTYAQQVATKLLPFYNKYFGVPYPGKKLDLIAIPDFEAGAMENLGAITFRESALLIHEKTASTSSRMEVSSIVAHEMAHMWFGDLVTMKWWDDLWLNEAFATWMATKACDFLRPDWHEWDHFAADRARALESDSLMSTRPIHFNVDNPLQALEMFDEITYTKGASILRMLERFVGEDTFQIGIQDYIKAHQFSNATTEDLWSAIGTASKLDVSALMKNWVMKPGYPLVDIQKSARGLDLVQYRFILIPPATDQTPAKTIWHTPVSFRHSNEQSPEKFLFEDQNATLTKPMEAPFTANAHGDGYFRVKYTDEQLKKLASAIQNFDVQERLGLITDQWALCYNNKVSIESFLNLTKAYADEKDPTVIGALIEKINGLYKFITPPARPAFATFVRNTLSRQKEEFGWQPHSGESDLTALARVDVLRTLGTIGQDQSVIDKARQLFAQYAKNTASLDPNIAEAVTVIVAYNGNASDYKQLSKLWQTAQTPEIEKRALFSLALFKQPELADQTLAMSITDKVRTQDAPRLLGRLLGQVDTSARAFAFVQSNWAVLNKRFPPNSMPQIVSAAAASFTTAEQESKARVFVSTHPMAAGKRTIRKALEWIHGNVIFRRNAAIELNNSLTKK; this is translated from the coding sequence ATGTTTAAAAAACTGTCCGAGCGACTCGGGCTGATTTCGCTCAGTCTACTTTTAACCACCTCTAACGCCTCCCTCGGCTCAGACAAGCCGTTGAAAAACAAGTCGGCAGGCAAATCAGCCGTGCCTGCAGAATATCGCCTCCCGGAAGGCATCTGTCCCAAAAGCTATGATTTATTTTTTCAACCCGAGCTGGGCAAACGCAGTTTTGCCGGCAAGGAGACGATATCAATCGTAGTGGCATCGGCTAAGCCTTCCATCGTCTTGAATGGCATCGAATTGAACATACTGAGCGCCACACTAAAAGATAGCTCCGGCAAGACAACCAAACTGAAAGTGACTCCGGAAGCCAAATTTGAGAGAATTCACCTGCAAAACGGCTCGACGATTCAGCCAGGCAACTATCAGCTTTCGATCAACTTTACAGGCACGCTCAATGACAAATTGCGGGGCTTCTATCGTTCTGATTTCAAAGACAAGAAGGGCGTCACGCACTTCATCGCTACGACTCAAATGGAGCCTACAGATGCCAGGCGAATGTTCCCCTGCTTCGACGAGCCGAGTTACAAAGCCACCTACAAAGTGACCGCATCCATCGATCCCGCCCTTGTCGCGATATCAAACAGTGCCGTTGCCGAAGACAAAGTCGATGCGAAAACTCATAAGCGAGTCATGAAGTTCGAAGAAACTCCCGTTATGTCGAGTTATCTTCTTGCACTTATTGTCGGTCCCTTTAGGAGCACACCCCTGGCCGTTTCTGAAGGTGTTCCAGTGAAAGTCTGGTGTGTTGCCGATCGAACTTCATTGGGCACGTATGCACAGCAAGTAGCGACCAAGTTATTGCCTTTTTACAACAAGTATTTCGGCGTTCCGTATCCAGGCAAAAAGCTCGATTTAATTGCCATTCCAGACTTTGAAGCAGGCGCTATGGAGAACCTTGGCGCGATCACATTCCGCGAGAGTGCACTGCTCATTCATGAAAAAACGGCATCAACAAGTTCTCGCATGGAAGTCTCATCCATAGTCGCCCACGAGATGGCGCACATGTGGTTCGGTGATCTTGTCACCATGAAATGGTGGGATGACCTCTGGCTCAACGAAGCGTTCGCCACCTGGATGGCCACAAAAGCTTGCGATTTCTTGCGTCCCGACTGGCATGAGTGGGATCACTTTGCTGCCGACCGCGCTCGTGCTCTGGAAAGTGATTCTTTGATGTCGACACGTCCGATTCACTTCAATGTCGACAACCCGCTGCAAGCGCTGGAGATGTTCGACGAGATCACCTACACGAAGGGTGCGTCGATTCTCAGAATGCTCGAGCGATTTGTTGGCGAAGATACATTCCAGATTGGTATTCAGGACTATATCAAAGCGCACCAGTTCAGTAATGCCACGACCGAAGATTTGTGGAGCGCAATTGGTACGGCTTCGAAGTTAGATGTTTCAGCCCTGATGAAAAATTGGGTGATGAAACCCGGTTACCCTCTTGTTGATATTCAGAAATCAGCACGTGGACTCGATCTCGTTCAGTATCGATTCATCCTGATTCCGCCCGCTACCGATCAGACTCCGGCCAAAACGATCTGGCACACTCCCGTTTCCTTCCGCCATTCCAACGAGCAATCTCCTGAGAAGTTTTTGTTTGAAGATCAAAATGCGACGCTGACTAAACCGATGGAAGCGCCGTTCACCGCCAATGCACATGGTGACGGTTACTTTCGCGTCAAATATACCGATGAGCAACTCAAGAAACTGGCGTCGGCGATTCAAAACTTTGATGTTCAGGAGCGTCTTGGTCTGATAACAGATCAATGGGCACTCTGTTACAACAACAAAGTTTCGATTGAGTCATTTCTGAATTTGACGAAAGCTTACGCTGATGAAAAGGATCCAACCGTAATTGGTGCGTTGATCGAAAAAATCAATGGTCTATACAAGTTCATTACGCCTCCTGCGCGTCCTGCCTTCGCCACGTTCGTAAGAAACACGCTCTCCCGACAGAAAGAAGAATTCGGATGGCAGCCTCACTCCGGTGAGTCGGATCTGACGGCATTGGCAAGAGTAGATGTCTTGAGAACACTGGGCACCATCGGTCAGGATCAGAGCGTCATCGATAAGGCGCGACAACTTTTCGCTCAATACGCGAAAAACACAGCATCGCTCGACCCAAACATTGCCGAGGCAGTCACGGTGATTGTGGCTTATAACGGCAATGCATCAGACTACAAGCAATTGTCCAAACTCTGGCAGACCGCTCAAACTCCTGAAATCGAAAAGCGCGCACTGTTTTCTTTAGCGCTTTTCAAACAACCGGAGCTTGCCGATCAGACTCTGGCCATGTCAATCACCGATAAGGTTCGTACACAAGATGCGCCCCGACTATTGGGTCGCTTACTGGGTCAAGTTGATACCAGTGCCAGAGCATTTGCGTTTGTCCAGAGCAACTGGGCTGTGCTCAACAAGCGGTTCCCACCAAATTCGATGCCGCAGATCGTTTCAGCCGCTGCCGCTTCTTTCACCACAGCCGAGCAAGAGTCAAAGGCAAGAGTGTTTGTATCTACACACCCGATGGCGGCAGGAAAACGTACGATCAGGAAAGCACTTGAGTGGATACATGGCAACGTCATCTTCCGCCGCAATGCTGCCATTGAGTTGAATAACTCTCTGACGAAAAAATAA
- a CDS encoding alpha/beta fold hydrolase, whose protein sequence is MDSENTVLVLRFVFCKLLVAALVSTLICVESVSAHSNKGTHNHANSKQGGSPGQNGAQSGTQTNQLDTPPCLSWISPVLKPRALLLCVHGLGLYSGSYANFGKRLARLGINVYAIDVRGFGSWMRNGGHDQVDFNGCLNDVKTTLLSIRSANPGMPVFLLGESMGGAIALRAASMYPDLIDGLISAVPSGDRFKQKKTDLKVALQFLKGADKQFDVGSAIVDQATANPKLRDDWASNPLDRMNLSPKELIQFQSFMNDNHDSAKKIITTPVLMVQGNNDKLVKPEGTWDLFNEIASEQKSFLAVPSEHLIFEEQQDKERIFDRRIDQMTAAWIMCHTADTVRTAAVAQAHNNSLSEPINLIASGNYADAKTELQQILEREPLNAEAHYWLGITLYKSRNVSAAQKEFETCVSLGNDPVHLKDASNYLLAIKGKDVDLPPVIPTDSTGTATPISHPEISQGVPTVLAFYAPWVAQCREIVPMFMQAQQRYGPRLRLIQVDIDTPDGKSLASQLNIGPIPTFVFLTGSGDIAKTRIGMSSFIDFAKNITTILPR, encoded by the coding sequence ATGGACAGCGAAAACACAGTATTGGTACTAAGATTCGTGTTTTGTAAGCTTTTAGTTGCCGCCCTCGTTTCCACATTGATTTGCGTGGAATCGGTTTCTGCACACTCGAATAAAGGCACACACAATCACGCCAATTCAAAGCAAGGCGGGTCGCCGGGTCAGAATGGCGCGCAGTCAGGTACCCAGACAAACCAGCTCGACACTCCACCCTGCTTGAGTTGGATCAGTCCGGTATTGAAACCGAGAGCTTTGCTCTTGTGCGTACATGGGCTTGGACTGTACAGCGGCAGCTATGCGAATTTCGGTAAGAGACTGGCCCGGCTCGGGATTAATGTCTACGCAATCGACGTGCGGGGTTTCGGATCGTGGATGCGTAATGGAGGGCACGATCAGGTAGATTTCAACGGTTGTCTGAACGACGTGAAAACAACACTTCTATCGATTCGCAGTGCTAATCCTGGTATGCCGGTCTTCCTGCTCGGTGAATCCATGGGTGGTGCGATCGCTTTGAGAGCGGCTTCGATGTATCCGGATCTGATTGACGGCTTAATTTCTGCAGTACCATCAGGTGATCGGTTCAAGCAGAAAAAGACTGACTTGAAAGTCGCTCTGCAGTTCTTAAAAGGTGCCGATAAACAGTTCGATGTCGGGTCTGCGATAGTGGATCAGGCTACTGCAAATCCCAAGCTTCGCGACGACTGGGCAAGTAATCCGCTTGATCGCATGAATCTGTCACCGAAGGAATTGATTCAGTTTCAATCATTTATGAATGACAATCATGACTCAGCAAAAAAGATCATTACCACTCCCGTACTTATGGTGCAGGGCAACAACGATAAACTCGTTAAGCCCGAAGGTACGTGGGATTTGTTCAACGAAATCGCATCTGAACAAAAATCTTTTCTTGCCGTGCCCAGTGAGCATTTAATTTTCGAAGAACAGCAGGACAAGGAGCGTATTTTCGACCGCCGTATCGATCAAATGACCGCCGCCTGGATTATGTGTCACACCGCAGATACTGTCAGAACAGCAGCAGTGGCTCAAGCCCACAACAACTCACTTTCCGAACCGATAAACTTAATCGCGTCAGGAAATTATGCAGACGCAAAAACTGAATTACAGCAAATTTTAGAGCGCGAGCCCCTCAATGCAGAGGCGCACTATTGGCTCGGCATCACCCTCTACAAATCACGCAATGTCAGTGCGGCACAGAAAGAATTCGAGACTTGCGTCAGCCTTGGAAATGATCCGGTTCATTTGAAAGATGCTTCGAATTATTTGCTGGCAATCAAAGGCAAAGATGTAGATTTGCCGCCTGTCATTCCAACTGACTCAACCGGAACAGCGACTCCAATCAGTCATCCCGAAATTTCCCAGGGCGTGCCTACGGTGCTTGCCTTCTACGCCCCCTGGGTTGCCCAGTGTCGTGAGATAGTTCCCATGTTCATGCAAGCGCAACAGCGATACGGACCACGTCTGCGCCTGATTCAAGTTGACATCGATACCCCGGACGGAAAAAGTCTTGCCAGCCAGCTCAATATTGGTCCAATACCTACTTTCGTGTTCTTGACAGGCAGTGGCGATATAGCAAAAACTCGAATCGGCATGTCAAGCTTTATCGATTTTGCTAAGAACATAACAACTATCTTGCCACGCTGA
- a CDS encoding tetratricopeptide repeat protein has translation MTTTDLYESEALLDQARKAANKRQFSAAANLFDQAAKRREKALGEDVSVAQILDELGAVQIALGKFDEAEKTLTGALAMAEKLLYAGHGLLVPFCQHLADLHILQKKYAEAEPFAARALEISEKTLSGEHRTTLLNIQRLGLVQSKLDKQADAEKTLTKALKHIDSPLGPLEEFKYELAMLFQAQGKTAEAEKAYKEAIEGLEYRTNLPRLAECLTSYAEFLKANNRGSEAEPFLQRAKTASENSRDWHHSPDIFPSTLLRA, from the coding sequence ATGACAACTACTGACTTATACGAATCTGAAGCGCTTCTCGATCAAGCGCGCAAAGCAGCTAACAAACGACAATTCTCGGCGGCAGCAAACTTGTTCGATCAAGCTGCGAAACGCAGAGAAAAGGCTCTCGGAGAAGACGTCAGCGTTGCCCAAATTCTCGACGAACTCGGCGCAGTTCAGATTGCTCTCGGTAAATTTGATGAGGCTGAAAAGACTTTGACCGGCGCACTGGCGATGGCAGAAAAGTTGCTTTATGCGGGTCATGGATTGCTCGTTCCTTTCTGTCAGCATCTTGCCGATTTGCATATTCTGCAAAAGAAATATGCAGAGGCAGAACCGTTCGCTGCCAGAGCTCTGGAAATCAGTGAAAAAACTTTGAGTGGTGAACATCGAACCACTTTGCTCAACATTCAACGTCTGGGCCTGGTGCAGAGCAAATTAGACAAACAAGCCGACGCCGAGAAAACACTGACAAAAGCGCTGAAGCATATCGATTCTCCGCTCGGACCACTTGAAGAATTCAAATATGAGCTCGCCATGTTATTCCAGGCTCAAGGGAAAACTGCCGAAGCTGAGAAAGCATACAAAGAAGCAATCGAAGGGCTCGAGTATCGCACCAACCTGCCGAGACTGGCAGAATGTCTGACAAGTTACGCCGAGTTTTTGAAAGCAAACAATCGCGGCAGCGAAGCAGAGCCATTTCTTCAAAGAGCGAAAACAGCCAGCGAGAACAGTCGCGATTGGCATCATTCGCCGGATATCTTCCCGTCAACTTTGCTGCGAGCTTAA
- a CDS encoding phosphoenolpyruvate carboxylase — protein MKTNLEIPAEFIERSKPLRDDVRLLGNILGDTIIRFDGQEVFSTVEKFRSLFKRIHDSDDSDAKRELQHLIASLDADTANKVIKAFLTYFDLTNIAEQNHRRRRRAIAESKGGAKSQDGSLAEFFEHLPVQETERLAELLKEIDIQVVFTAHPTEITRRTVLLHQLELAGYLSKRDHPPLTRKETAQIEKGLRGVVESLWLTDSIVYFKPAVMDEVRYGLYHFEHVVMDAVVDVHEDLHANSGDKQNASAHRFITFGSWIGGDRDGNPFVTPEVTRQTMAYHRSMILKRYLAQLEIIFGHLSQSENWVQLTDEIKQSLSEDRDAMPEIERRIEGRYTFEPFRQKLLFIQERLRNTVSGANPSIAYNHPSELRRDLQMQLDALRAAGCDASLDSLRRLIYSVDIFGFHLAKLDLRQHSARHRAALEEIVDVLELIPGGLKSLTEEEKQAWLTKEISNRRPILPADSRFSEATNETIEVFRTMTECQDKYGKEALDTYIVSMTQDVSDLLTVLLFAKEAGLYDLKFHPERKISVVPLFETIDDLRRAPKMLGSLLANQAYREYLQNMDNLQEIMIGYSDSGKDGGIVTSNWELYKAQKQLVEMGSKLGIKLRLFHGRGGTIGRGGGPTHAAILAQPPGTVAGRIKITEQGEVIASKYALHDIAVRNFDRLAAAVVETSVHNVDHQRKEFDREEWLAFMEEFSVLAFHAYRDLVYGDSSFVDFFQQTTPINELAQLRLGSRPTRRTQGSNSISDLRAIPWVFAWTQSRYMLPAWFGFGTAFEKITREPEKLALMQEMYLKWPFFKGLVSKIENALAVADFNIAKYYADELVEKSLCERYFPRIESAYELSKRAVLQISQKKVLNEDTPYLRHSIELRNPYVDPLSYLQVRFLKELRSRGTANESADRTESSTGKRDMLLETVLMTINGVAEGLQNTG, from the coding sequence ATGAAAACCAATTTGGAAATTCCTGCCGAATTTATTGAACGCAGCAAGCCTCTTCGCGATGACGTTCGCTTGCTCGGCAATATTTTAGGCGACACGATTATCCGTTTTGATGGGCAGGAAGTTTTTTCCACGGTAGAAAAGTTTCGCAGTCTTTTCAAACGTATTCATGATTCGGACGACAGCGACGCGAAGCGTGAACTGCAGCATTTAATTGCCAGTCTTGATGCTGATACCGCCAATAAAGTAATCAAAGCGTTTTTGACATACTTCGATTTGACTAACATTGCGGAACAAAATCACAGAAGACGTAGAAGAGCGATAGCCGAATCAAAGGGTGGAGCCAAATCTCAAGATGGTTCTCTGGCTGAATTTTTCGAACACCTGCCGGTTCAGGAAACGGAACGCCTTGCTGAACTGTTAAAAGAAATCGATATTCAAGTCGTTTTTACAGCACATCCTACAGAAATCACAAGGCGCACAGTCTTGTTGCACCAGCTTGAACTGGCCGGTTATCTCAGTAAACGCGACCATCCGCCATTGACCCGCAAAGAGACCGCACAAATCGAGAAGGGATTGCGAGGCGTAGTCGAGTCGCTCTGGCTGACAGACAGCATTGTTTATTTCAAACCAGCTGTAATGGATGAAGTACGTTATGGGCTCTATCATTTCGAGCATGTCGTCATGGATGCTGTGGTTGATGTCCATGAGGACCTGCACGCAAATTCAGGCGATAAGCAAAACGCTTCAGCGCACAGATTCATTACGTTTGGTTCCTGGATAGGCGGTGATCGCGACGGCAATCCGTTTGTAACACCGGAAGTGACAAGGCAGACCATGGCCTACCATCGTTCAATGATTTTGAAGCGATATCTGGCTCAGCTGGAGATAATTTTTGGGCATTTGAGTCAGTCAGAAAATTGGGTTCAATTGACAGATGAGATAAAGCAGTCGCTCTCTGAAGATCGTGATGCGATGCCTGAGATTGAGCGAAGAATTGAAGGACGTTATACCTTTGAACCATTTCGTCAGAAATTGCTCTTTATTCAAGAGCGCTTGCGTAACACCGTCAGCGGTGCAAACCCTTCAATCGCCTACAACCATCCTTCTGAGTTGAGACGGGACTTACAGATGCAACTTGATGCACTGCGGGCAGCCGGATGCGACGCGAGCCTGGATAGTCTGCGCAGACTGATCTATAGTGTCGATATTTTTGGTTTTCACCTGGCCAAACTCGATTTACGCCAGCACAGCGCGCGCCATCGCGCCGCTCTGGAGGAAATTGTCGACGTTCTCGAGCTGATACCAGGCGGGTTAAAGAGCCTGACTGAAGAAGAGAAGCAAGCCTGGCTGACAAAGGAAATTTCCAACCGTCGTCCGATACTTCCAGCCGATTCGCGTTTCTCAGAAGCTACTAATGAAACCATCGAAGTCTTTCGGACAATGACAGAGTGTCAGGATAAGTATGGCAAGGAGGCACTTGATACCTATATCGTCAGCATGACTCAGGATGTCAGCGATCTGCTCACTGTGCTGCTGTTTGCGAAAGAGGCTGGACTCTACGACCTGAAGTTTCACCCCGAGCGAAAAATCAGCGTGGTGCCTTTGTTTGAGACCATTGATGATTTGCGTCGAGCACCTAAAATGCTTGGCTCGCTTTTAGCGAATCAAGCCTATCGCGAATATCTGCAAAACATGGATAACCTGCAAGAAATCATGATTGGTTACTCGGACAGCGGTAAGGACGGTGGCATTGTTACATCAAACTGGGAGCTGTATAAGGCTCAGAAACAGCTGGTCGAGATGGGCAGCAAGCTTGGCATAAAATTGAGACTGTTTCACGGTCGGGGCGGCACAATCGGTCGCGGTGGAGGACCAACCCATGCCGCAATTCTCGCGCAGCCACCAGGAACGGTGGCAGGCAGAATTAAGATCACCGAGCAAGGCGAGGTGATTGCGTCTAAGTACGCTCTGCACGACATTGCAGTCAGAAATTTTGACAGACTGGCTGCCGCTGTTGTGGAGACCAGCGTCCACAATGTAGATCACCAGCGGAAAGAGTTTGACCGTGAGGAATGGCTTGCTTTCATGGAGGAATTTTCGGTGCTGGCTTTTCATGCCTACCGAGACCTGGTTTACGGTGACTCGTCTTTCGTCGATTTCTTCCAGCAAACCACGCCAATCAACGAGCTCGCGCAATTGCGCCTGGGCTCGCGCCCAACACGACGAACTCAGGGTAGTAACTCTATCAGTGACTTGCGGGCTATTCCATGGGTATTCGCCTGGACCCAGAGTCGTTATATGTTGCCGGCATGGTTTGGATTTGGAACCGCATTCGAGAAAATCACGAGAGAGCCTGAGAAATTGGCTCTGATGCAAGAGATGTATCTTAAGTGGCCTTTCTTCAAAGGCTTGGTATCAAAAATCGAAAATGCTCTCGCTGTTGCCGACTTCAACATCGCAAAATATTATGCAGATGAACTTGTAGAGAAGTCGCTGTGCGAGCGCTATTTCCCGCGCATCGAATCCGCTTACGAACTTTCTAAACGAGCTGTACTGCAGATCTCACAGAAGAAGGTTTTAAACGAAGACACTCCTTATCTCAGACATTCAATTGAATTGCGCAATCCCTATGTGGATCCGCTCAGCTATCTACAAGTGCGTTTTCTCAAAGAGTTGCGATCGCGAGGAACTGCAAATGAGTCAGCCGACAGAACTGAAAGTTCTACAGGTAAGCGCGACATGCTTCTTGAGACCGTGTTGATGACTATTAATGGTGTCGCAGAAGGACTTCAGAATACGGGCTAG